From the Sphingobium sp. RAC03 genome, the window GAAGCCCGGTCTGACGGCACTGCTCAACGAACGCTGCTGGATCAAGGGTACGCGCAACATCATGCTCGATAGTGCCCTCACGGATTGCACCCGTGCGATCGAAACGAGCACCGTCACCGTGGCTGCGCTCGATAGCCGTGCCATGGTCTGGTTCCGCATGGGACGCTATCAGGACGCGTTGCAGGATCTTAATGCCGTGATCGATCAAGGGCCGGGGCAGTCGCAGAGTCATTTCATGCGCGGAATCGTTCTGCATCGGCTCGGTCGCGGTGGAGAAGGCGAGTCCGATATTGCCTTAGCGCGCAGGATAGACCCGCGTACGGATGCGGACTATGCGCGGTTCGGTATCAAGCCATGATCATCGCAACAGCTATCGGCGATTTCGTTACGGGAGCGGTTTGACGGCAACCTTTATTCTGATTGTCGGTTGAATAGGCAACACCAACCAACAGGAGACTGAACATGGGTGAAGCAACTGACAAGCTGAAGGCCGCTGGCAACAAGCTGGCCGGCAACGTCAAGGAAGCCGTTGGCAAGGCGACGGACAATGAGCGTTTGGAAGCCGAGGGCAAGGCCCAGCAGGTCAAGGGCACCGGTCAGGATGTGGCTGGTTCGGTCAAGGGTGCGCTCGGCGACAAGATCTGACGCCACCGCTACCCAATGAATAGGAAGCCCCGCCCTAACCGGCGGGGCTTTCTTTTTGCGTCAGATAGGCTTTCACGTCTCGCCGCAATTCCCCGGCGCACAGATATAGCGCGATGACGTTCGGAATGGCCATCAGGAAGAAGCTGGAATCGACGATCCCAACGACCCGGCCCAGATCGATCGCGGCGGCTGGTGGCAGGGCGACAACGTATAGGATTTTGTAGGTCCATTGCGCGCGCGCGCCGTGCCCGAAGAGATAGCCCCAGGCCTGCAGGCCATAGAAGCCCCAAGCGACCAGCGTCGAATAGGCGAAGAGGAACACCACGACAGCCAGCAGCCAGGGAAACCAAGGCGAAACCTGGGCGAAGGCGGCCGAGGTGATGGCGATGCCTTCCAGCCCGCTATTCCATGTGCCCGCCACGACGAGCGCCAAACCGCCCAATCCGCACACGATCATCGTGCCGAGCAGCGGCTCCAGCAGCGCCACCAGGCCTTCGGACACGGGATGGCGCGCGCGGGCGAGGCTGTGTGCCATGACGGCCGAGCCGACACCGGCCTCACTGGCGAACACCGCGCGGCGCATACCCGCGACGAAGGCACCCACTGCGCCGCCGGTGGCCGCATTGCCGGTCCAGGCACCGTCCCAGATCAGCACGAGCGCGCCGGGGATGGCGCCCAAGTGCAGGATCAGAATCGCGAACACCCCGACCAGATAGACGGCGACCTTGAGCGGGGTCAGCCGCTTGGCGACCTCGCCCAGCCAAGCCGCGCCGCCCAGCGTCACCAGCGCCACCGCGCTGGCCAGGAAAATGCCATAGCCCCAGCCGTTGGTGAGGCCGGTGACGACTTTGACCTGCGCGAAACTCTGGTTGACCTGCACCATCGGGATCGCCCCGAACAAAGCGAAAAAGGCGTAGGCACCGCCCAGCGCCAGTCCGACCTTGGGCCAGCCGCGCGCCGCGCCGACGGCCTTCAAGACATACATCGGCCCGCCATGGACATGGCCCTGCGCATCGAACACGCGATATTTGAGGCCGAGCGTGACTTCGGCCATCTTCACCGTCATCGCGAACCAGCCGATGACGAACATCCACAGGATCGCGCCCGGCCCGCCCATCGTCAGGGCGACGGCGACGCCCGCAATATTGCCAAGGCCGATCGTGCCGGACAGCGCGGTGCTGAGCGCTGCCCATTGGCTGACATCGCCCTGCGCTTCGCCCTTTTCCGGCTGGGTGCGCAGGATGCGGATTGCGCGGCCGACCTGGGTAATATTGGGGAAGCCCAGCCACAGCGTGAAGAACAGCATCGGCAGCGCGAGGTAGAGGACGATCAGTTCGATCTGCGTGCCCAGCATCGGCAGCTTGAAGAACACGGCGGCCGAGATGGCATCGACGATGGCGTTGAAATTTTCCATTCTGCGCCGATGGCGGGCGACGGGTGGATTGTCGATCAAGAAAAACTTGCCGCGCCTTGCCTATCGGCTGCAGCGTCGCGGTTGTGGCTTGATACCGGGCGGCTCTCCGGTGCATGACACGGGCATGAGCAGGCAATATTTCGGCACCGACGGTATCCGCGGGCGCACCAACCAATGGCCCATGACCCCAGACCTGGCGATGAAGGTCGGCATGGCGGCGGGCACGCATTTCCTGCGTGGTGCCCATCGCCATCGCGTCGTGATCGGCAAGGATACGCGGCTGTCGGGCTATATGGTCGAAAATGCGCTGGTCGCGGGCTTTACCGCCGTGGGCATGGACGTGGTGCAATTCGGGCCGATCCCGACGCCCGCCGTCGCGCTGCTCGCCCATTCGATGCGGGCGGATCTGGGCGTCATGATTTCGGCCAGCCACAATCCCTATTTCGACAATGGTATCAAGCTGTTCGGGCCGGATGGTTACAAACTGTCTGATGAGGATGAACTGAAGATCGAGGCGCTGATCGGGCAGGAGATTGCGCTTGCGCCGTCCAAGGATATTGGCCGCGCACGCCGGGTCGAGGATGCGCGCGGGCGCTATATCCATGCGGTCAAGTCCAGCTTTCCCGCCGACCTGCGGCTCGATGGCCTCAAGATCGTGGTCGATTGCGCCAATGGCGCGGCCTATCAGGTCGCGCCATCCGCTTTGTGGGAATTGGGCGCGACGGTCGTGGCGGTTGGGGTGAGCCCCAATGGCACGAATATCAACGACGGCTGCGGATCGACATCGCCTCTGCTCTGCCAGGAAACCGTCGTCT encodes:
- the glmM gene encoding phosphoglucosamine mutase gives rise to the protein MSRQYFGTDGIRGRTNQWPMTPDLAMKVGMAAGTHFLRGAHRHRVVIGKDTRLSGYMVENALVAGFTAVGMDVVQFGPIPTPAVALLAHSMRADLGVMISASHNPYFDNGIKLFGPDGYKLSDEDELKIEALIGQEIALAPSKDIGRARRVEDARGRYIHAVKSSFPADLRLDGLKIVVDCANGAAYQVAPSALWELGATVVAVGVSPNGTNINDGCGSTSPLLCQETVVSSGADIGIALDGDADRLIVVDEKGQIVDGDQIMALIATNFARDGMLRGGGLVATVMSNLGLERCLTGQGIALERTKVGDRYVLERMREGGFNVGGEQSGHMILSDYATTGDGTVAALQVLAALVRSGKPASETLHQFDPVPQLLKNVRFAGGKPLDHADVQRVIAQAEAELAGVGRLVIRPSGTEPVIRVMAEGDSADQVRDVVERICAAVEKAAA
- a CDS encoding alanine/glycine:cation symporter family protein → MENFNAIVDAISAAVFFKLPMLGTQIELIVLYLALPMLFFTLWLGFPNITQVGRAIRILRTQPEKGEAQGDVSQWAALSTALSGTIGLGNIAGVAVALTMGGPGAILWMFVIGWFAMTVKMAEVTLGLKYRVFDAQGHVHGGPMYVLKAVGAARGWPKVGLALGGAYAFFALFGAIPMVQVNQSFAQVKVVTGLTNGWGYGIFLASAVALVTLGGAAWLGEVAKRLTPLKVAVYLVGVFAILILHLGAIPGALVLIWDGAWTGNAATGGAVGAFVAGMRRAVFASEAGVGSAVMAHSLARARHPVSEGLVALLEPLLGTMIVCGLGGLALVVAGTWNSGLEGIAITSAAFAQVSPWFPWLLAVVVFLFAYSTLVAWGFYGLQAWGYLFGHGARAQWTYKILYVVALPPAAAIDLGRVVGIVDSSFFLMAIPNVIALYLCAGELRRDVKAYLTQKESPAG
- a CDS encoding CsbD family protein, yielding MGEATDKLKAAGNKLAGNVKEAVGKATDNERLEAEGKAQQVKGTGQDVAGSVKGALGDKI